The proteins below are encoded in one region of Oncorhynchus masou masou isolate Uvic2021 chromosome 15, UVic_Omas_1.1, whole genome shotgun sequence:
- the dhcr24 gene encoding delta(24)-sterol reductase, which yields MDPLLYLGGLVVLFLLWIKVKGLDYVIVHQRWIFVCLFLLPLSVIFDVYYYLRAWLIFKMCSAPKQHDQRVRNIQRQVREWRKEGGKTHMCTGRPGWLTVSLRVGKYKKTNKNIMINMMDILEVDTQRQVVRVEPLVNMGQITSLLNSLGWTLPVLPELDDLTVGGLVMGTGIESSSHIYGLFQHICVAFELVLADGSLVRCTEEENSDLFHAVPWSCGTLGFLVAAEIKIVPARLWVRLQYEPIRGLENICRRFSEASEDKNNTFVEGLQYSLDEAVIMTGTMTDTAEHDKINRIGLHYKPWFFKHVERYLTENKKAVEYIPLRHYYHRHTRSIFWELQDIIPFGNHPVFRWLFGWMVPPKISLLKLTQGETIRQLYEQHHVVQDMLVPMKHIQTAIARFHQDIHVYPLWLCPFMLPPGRGMVHPKGEEAELYVDIGAYGEPGVKHFQAKASCRQLEQFVREVHGFQMLYADVYMERSEFWEMFDGTLYHRLRKELGCQDAFPEVYDKICKAARH from the exons ATGGATCCGTTGCTGTATCTTGGTGGACTGGTAGTACTGTTTCTATTGTGGATCAAGGTGAAAGGCTTAGACTACGTGATCGTTCATCAGAGATGGATATTCGTCTGTCTGTTTCTGCTGCCGCTCTCAGTCATATTTGATGTGTATTATTACCTGCGCGCGTGGCTCATCTTCAAGATGTGTTCCGCGCCTAAACAGCACGACCAGCGCGTACGGAACATCCAGAGACAA GTGCGCGaatggaggaaggagggggggaaAACCCACATGTGTACAGGTCGTCCAGGCTGGCTGACTGTCTCTCTCAGAGTGGGGAAATACAAGAAGACCAATAAGAACATCATGATCAACATGATGGACATACTGGAggtggacacacagagacag GTGGTTCGTGTGGAGCCCctggtcaacatgggccagataACTTCTCTCCTCAACTCCCTGGGCTGGACTCTGCCTGTGCTGCCAGAACTGGACGATCTCACTGTCG gaggtcTTGTGATGGGTACAGGTATTGAGTCGTCCTCTCATATCTATGGACTCTTCCAGCACATCTGTGTTGCCTTTGAGCTGGTGCTGGCTGATGGCAGCCTGGTCCGCTGTACTGAG GAGGAGAATTCTGACCTGTTCCACGCGGTTCCTTGGTCCTGTGGAACTCTGGGGTTCCTGGTTGCCGCGGAAATAAAGATTGTCCCTGCGAGGTTGTGGGTTCGTTTGCAGTATGAGCCAATCAGAGGGCTGGAGAACATCTGCCGTCGGTTCAGTGAGGCGTCTGAGGACAAGAACAACACATTTGTAGAAGGACTGCAGTACTCACTGGATGAAGCTGTTATCATGACTGGCACTATGACTGACACCGCTGAACACGAcaag atcaACCGGATCGGCCTGCACTATAAGCCTTGGTTCTTCAAGCACGTTGAGAGATACTTGACAGAGAACAAGAAAGCAGTAGAGTACATCCCTCTTCGCCAttactaccacagacacacacgatCCATCTTCTGGGAgctccag GACATCATCCCGTTTGGTAACCACCCAGTGTTCCGGTGGTTGTTTGGCTGGATGGTTCCTCCTAAGATCTCTCTGTTGAAGCTGACCCAGGGAGAGACCATCAGACAGCTGTATGAGCAGCACCATGTTGTCCAGGACATGCTGGTCCCCATGAAACACATCCAGACCGCTATCGCACGCTTCCACCAGGACATCCAC GTGTACCCTCTGTGGTTGTGTCCGTTCATGCTCCCCCCGGGCCGGGGGATGGTTCATCCTAAAGGTGAGGAGGCAGAGCTGTATGTGGACATCGGAGCGTATGGAGAACCCGGAGTTAAACACTTCCAGGCTAAAGCCTCGTGTAGACAGCTGGAGCAGTTTGTCAGAGAGGTTCACGG gttccagatGCTGTATGCTGATGTGTACATGGAGCGCAGTGAGTTCTGGGAGATGTTTGACGGGACGTTGTATCACCGTCTGAGGAAGGAGCTTGGCTGTCAGGACGCTTTCCCCGAGGTCTACGACAAGATCTGCAAAGCTGCACGACACTGA
- the si:dkeyp-51f12.2 gene encoding uncharacterized protein si:dkeyp-51f12.2: MPSLHHGAIFLGVFLIATGGSTAFLTSSQSRLQAFSLCCVVLGAVMLILGLLWAMSNKHQVEYSQGEYPNFPQYPHQGEHPNYPYPHPDLNYPGRYAHPDLGHVLFSPRGPVGHFPESQSALLQRTEHQRRGVYGVNDVDYPPLSPPSRYPPGLGPHLPTRSP, encoded by the exons ATGCCTTCCCTCCACCACGGCGCCATCTTCCTCGGAGTCTTTCTCATCGCGACAGGCGGCTCCACGGCCTTTCTCACCTCCTCACAG AGCCGCCTGCAGGCGTTCTCTTTGTGCTGTGTGGTGCTGGGAGCCGTCATGCTGATCCTGGGGCTTCTCTGGGCCATGAGTAACAAGCACCAGGTAGAGTACAGCCAGGGAGAGTACCCCAACTTCCCCCAATACCCCCACCAGGGAGAACACCCCAACTATCCCTACCCACACCCAGACCTCAACTACCCTGGCCGGTACGCCCATCCTGACCTGGGACATGTCCTCTTCAGCCCCCGTGGTCCTGTTGGACACTTCCCAGAGTCCCAGTCAGCCCTACTGCAGAG gACCGAGCACCAGCGGCGAGGTGTGTATGGGGTTAATGATGTGGACTACCCCCCACTCAGCCCCCCTTCCCGCTACCCCCCCGGGCTGGGCCCCCACCTCCCTACGAGGTCGCCATAA